One window of the Gambusia affinis linkage group LG01, SWU_Gaff_1.0, whole genome shotgun sequence genome contains the following:
- the LOC122838975 gene encoding vegetative cell wall protein gp1-like isoform X1: MSLLSDSQEYNAIFSKPTAEELDGFVLTQSNYDFKENLIISEDGKSSRPRSRLSLSRTKKARSLNPADQTDTPSNAKPEAPNSIRLNSATVLPAAAGEEEEKEGDDPDATFIEPVSSSAPAGPDDASLAPVTSNPPGYKAPPPVIIISDSEDEFQDDKRAIRPAVAKKPAPVSSSAPKKKQPAASRAPVTSNPPGYKPAPPLRIISDSEDEFQDDKRAIRPGLATLQAVPPPSPPAARAPSSPSGHRRPAVSAPSSPPAARAPSSPSGHRPPAVSAPSSPPAVSAPSSPPAVSAPSSPPAARAPSSPSGHRRPAASAPSSPPAVSAPSSPSAHRPPAVRARPDFPLPPAAKARPRAVYPPPAAKARPWVVFPPPPPPPPAARLRPSPTASRPPATKARPSPATRPVRPWGPLNTPAALAQRNSELHPRRRRRGLNVPALRDRDRCALADELITEALLFMNRIPARGQVLIRSGSGRRIPRRHLDRINKARATTLLEASQILIRLFPTMLR, encoded by the exons ATGTCGCTGCTTTCTGATTCTCAGGAGTACAATGCGATATTCAGCA AACCCACCGCAGAGGAACTGGATGGTTTTGTCCTAACACAGTCTAACTACG ATTTCAAGGAAAATCTGATTATTAGCGAGGATGGGAAAAGCAGCCGTCCCAGAAGTCGCTTGTCTCTGAGTAGAACAAAAAAAGCTCGGTCTCTAAATCCCGCCGATCAGACAGACACACCATCCAACGCTAAGCCTGAAGCTCCCAATAGCATAAGGCTAAACTCTGCAACGGTCCTTCCTGCCGCCgcgggagaagaagaagaaaaagaggggGATGACCCTGATGCCACTTTTATCGAACCCGTATCCAGCTCTGCACCGGCAGGCCCTGACGACGCTTCTCTTGCTCCAGTAACTAGCAACCCGCCCG GATACAAAGCGCCGCCTCCAGTGATCATTATTTCTGACTCGGAGGACGAGTTTCAGGATGATAAACGCGCCATTCGACCGGCTGTAGCTAAGAAACCAGCTCCTGTATCCAGCTCTGCAccgaaaaaaaaacagcctgcCGCTTCTCGTGCTCCAGTAACTAGCAACCCGCCCG GATACAAACCGGCGCCTCCGCTGAGGATTATTTCTGACTCAGAGGACGAGTTTCAAGACGATAAACGCGCCATTCGACCGGGTCTAGCTACTCTACAAGCggttcctcctccttctcctcctgctgcgaGAGCGCCATCCAGTCCTAGTGGCCATCGTCGTCCTGCTGTGAGTGCGCCATCCAGTCCTCCTGCTGCGAGAGCGCCATCCAGTCCTAGTGGCCATCGTCCTCCTGCTGTGAGTGCGCCATCCAGTCCTCCTGCTGTGAGTGCGCCATCCAGTCCTCCTGCTGTGAGTGCGCCATCCAGTCCTCCTGCTGCGAGAGCGCCATCCAGTCCTAGTGGCCATCGTCGTCCCGCTGCGAGTGCGCCATCCAGTCCTCCTGCTGTGAGTGCGCCATCCAGTCCTAGTGCCCATCGTCCTCCTGCTGTGAGAGCGCGGCCTGACTTCCCGCTTCCTCCCGCTGCGAAAGCGCGACCCAGGGCTGTCTACCCTCCTCCCGCTGCGAAAGCGCGACCCTGGGTtgtcttccctcctcctcctcctcctcctcctgctgcgaGACTGCGACCCAGTCCTACAGCCAGTCGTCCTCCTGCGACGAAAGCGCGACCCAGTCCTGCTACCCGTCCTGTTAGACCGTGGGGTCCTCTTAATACTCCCGCTGCGCTTGCGCAGCGCAATTCCGAGCTCCATCCTCGTCGTCGTCGTCGAGGGTTGAATGTTCCCGCATTGCGTG ACCGGGACAGGTGTGCTCTTGCTGATGAATTAATTACag AGGCTTTGCTCTTCATGAATAGGATCCCTGCCCGAGGCCAGGTCCTTATCAGAAGCGGTAGTGGAAGAAGAATTCCGAGACGTCATTTGGACCGGATTAATAAAGCGAGAGCTACAACGCTTCTTGAAGCAAGCCAGATTCTGATACGTCTGTTTCCTACAATGTTGAGGTGA
- the LOC122838975 gene encoding vegetative cell wall protein gp1-like isoform X2, with product MSLLSDSQEYNAIFSKPTAEELDGFVLTQSNYDFKENLIISEDGKSSRPRSRLSLSRTKKARSLNPADQTDTPSNAKPEAPNSIRLNSATVLPAAAGEEEEKEGDDPDATFIEPVSSSAPAGPDDASLAPVTSNPPGYKAPPPVIIISDSEDEFQDDKRAIRPAVAKKPAPVSSSAPKKKQPAASRAPVTSNPPGYKPAPPLRIISDSEDEFQDDKRAIRPGLATLQAVPPPSPPAARAPSSPSGHRRPAVSAPSSPPAARAPSSPSGHRPPAVSAPSSPPAVSAPSSPPAVSAPSSPPAARAPSSPSAHRPPAVRARPDFPLPPAAKARPRAVYPPPAAKARPWVVFPPPPPPPPAARLRPSPTASRPPATKARPSPATRPVRPWGPLNTPAALAQRNSELHPRRRRRGLNVPALRDRDRCALADELITEALLFMNRIPARGQVLIRSGSGRRIPRRHLDRINKARATTLLEASQILIRLFPTMLR from the exons ATGTCGCTGCTTTCTGATTCTCAGGAGTACAATGCGATATTCAGCA AACCCACCGCAGAGGAACTGGATGGTTTTGTCCTAACACAGTCTAACTACG ATTTCAAGGAAAATCTGATTATTAGCGAGGATGGGAAAAGCAGCCGTCCCAGAAGTCGCTTGTCTCTGAGTAGAACAAAAAAAGCTCGGTCTCTAAATCCCGCCGATCAGACAGACACACCATCCAACGCTAAGCCTGAAGCTCCCAATAGCATAAGGCTAAACTCTGCAACGGTCCTTCCTGCCGCCgcgggagaagaagaagaaaaagaggggGATGACCCTGATGCCACTTTTATCGAACCCGTATCCAGCTCTGCACCGGCAGGCCCTGACGACGCTTCTCTTGCTCCAGTAACTAGCAACCCGCCCG GATACAAAGCGCCGCCTCCAGTGATCATTATTTCTGACTCGGAGGACGAGTTTCAGGATGATAAACGCGCCATTCGACCGGCTGTAGCTAAGAAACCAGCTCCTGTATCCAGCTCTGCAccgaaaaaaaaacagcctgcCGCTTCTCGTGCTCCAGTAACTAGCAACCCGCCCG GATACAAACCGGCGCCTCCGCTGAGGATTATTTCTGACTCAGAGGACGAGTTTCAAGACGATAAACGCGCCATTCGACCGGGTCTAGCTACTCTACAAGCggttcctcctccttctcctcctgctgcgaGAGCGCCATCCAGTCCTAGTGGCCATCGTCGTCCTGCTGTGAGTGCGCCATCCAGTCCTCCTGCTGCGAGAGCGCCATCCAGTCCTAGTGGCCATCGTCCTCCTGCTGTGAGTGCGCCATCCAGTCCTCCTGCTGTGAGTGCGCCATCCAGTCCTCCTGCTGTGAGTGCGCCATCCAGTCCTCCTGCTGCGAGAGCGCCATCCAGTC CTAGTGCCCATCGTCCTCCTGCTGTGAGAGCGCGGCCTGACTTCCCGCTTCCTCCCGCTGCGAAAGCGCGACCCAGGGCTGTCTACCCTCCTCCCGCTGCGAAAGCGCGACCCTGGGTtgtcttccctcctcctcctcctcctcctcctgctgcgaGACTGCGACCCAGTCCTACAGCCAGTCGTCCTCCTGCGACGAAAGCGCGACCCAGTCCTGCTACCCGTCCTGTTAGACCGTGGGGTCCTCTTAATACTCCCGCTGCGCTTGCGCAGCGCAATTCCGAGCTCCATCCTCGTCGTCGTCGTCGAGGGTTGAATGTTCCCGCATTGCGTG ACCGGGACAGGTGTGCTCTTGCTGATGAATTAATTACag AGGCTTTGCTCTTCATGAATAGGATCCCTGCCCGAGGCCAGGTCCTTATCAGAAGCGGTAGTGGAAGAAGAATTCCGAGACGTCATTTGGACCGGATTAATAAAGCGAGAGCTACAACGCTTCTTGAAGCAAGCCAGATTCTGATACGTCTGTTTCCTACAATGTTGAGGTGA